Proteins from a single region of Amblyomma americanum isolate KBUSLIRL-KWMA chromosome 10, ASM5285725v1, whole genome shotgun sequence:
- the LOC144108075 gene encoding uncharacterized protein LOC144108075 yields MGKAKKAGSGKKGKKGSKDQTPSKQSVDSKKQAAASAENTASGDQSGSATPSASAGPGAPLGRPMLPPLVLPSDLTPELTRRPSTIYVYDWGNVWFFPMGLLAIVIIVAGMICLWAVMADRGAGRVEGNATSVSTVEINSSAESTTEIDRMTEADTPGTEPDPDMTLEDPETTETGEDTAASSEADGDVQPDSSTVTPGRRAAPDVAQRQSAHRVSVGDPTEPAENNDGA; encoded by the exons ATGGGCAAGGCTAAGAAGGCCGGTTCCGGCAAAAAGGGTAAGAAGGGCAGCAAGGACCAGACCCCGAGCAAGCAGTCCGTGGACTCGAAGAAGCAGGCCGCCGCCAGCGCAGAAAATACAGCCAGTGGCGACCAGTCCGGGAGCGCGACACCCAGCGCCTCCGCGGGTCCTGGTGCTCCTCTTGGGCGCCCCATGCTACCGCCGCTGGTGCTACCCTCGGACCTCACGCCGGAGCTCACGCGCCGACCGTCGACCATCTACGTATACGACTG GGGCAACGTATGGTTTTTCCCCATGGGCTTACTGGCCATCGTGATCATCGTGGCCGGCATGATCTGCTTGTGGGCAGTCATGGCGGACCGTGGAGCGGGCCGCGTTGAAGGCAACGCGACCAGCGTCTCGACCGTGGAGATTAACTCCTCGGCTGAGTCGACCACAGAGATCGACAGGATGACTGAAGCGGACACACCCGGTACGGAGCCTGATCCAGACATGACGTTGGAAGATCCAGAGACTACCGAAACGGGAGAAGATACGGCAGCGTCCTCAGAGGCCGACGGAGACGTCCAACCTGACAGCTCAACGGTAACTCCAGGTCGACGTGCAGCACCAGATGTTGCGCAGCGACAGTCGGCGCATCGTGTCTCGGTGGGGGATCCTACAGAGCCTGCGGAAAATAATGACGGTGCATAG